AGAAACCGGTGCCTGAGCCGCGCCCGCGAAAACGCAGGCAGCCTTATGAGGCCCCGCAAATCTCGGCGCGCCTCTACCTCAAGCTCGACCCCAAATACCTTGGGATGCTGCGTTTCCTGCTGGAGGCCCAGAGCCATCTGGGCCTGGCCACCACGCTGGACCGCCACGCCGGAATCGCCAAGCTGATCTATTCGCCCGACTGCGAACGGGAGATGGCCGCGTTTCTCGAGCAGGCGGCGGAGCTCATCCCGCTTCAGCGCATCGCCATCTGAAAAATGAGGGGGCTGAAGTGCCTCCGGCGGCCAAAGAGTGTTGAATGTTGGTTATGTTTCAGACGCGGTGAGTCGTAGCGGGTCCAGCCGTGGCCTCTCCGGGGCCACGGCTGGAGCCGGGACAAACGGGTGGAGCCTCCGGCGGCCAAAGGACGAAGTCCTGCCTTCGGCCCTCTGGACTCCCTTTCCCCCTCGCTGCGTTCCCGGCTGCCCCGTCCCGATGCCGCCCCCTCGCATGCAATCCATCCTGAACTTCCACATTGAACATCTCGCTGATTCCGCGCACCAGACCGGCACGCTGTTATTTTTCCATCACCCGATTGTGGCAAGAGAGCCGTCGGGGGGGTGCTGCTCCGGGGCTGGCGCGACGATATTCTTTAAATATATCGGCGTGCAAGCCCCGGGACAGCACCCCCCCGACGGCTCCCACCCCAAATAAAAAAGCTGCCGGGTATGAGCCACAGCAGCCTTCAACTACGCGAAGCGATAAAGGATTCCAAAGGACGAAGTTCCTTTGGCGTGAGAGTGCAGAGAGGGCGGAGCCCTCTTTGCCCGCCGGAGGCTCTAACTCCTCCCGCTCAACCGCTCCTAATCAGTGATCTTACGCACCCAGGCCAGGTAGGCGTACCCTCCGCGCACCGACTCCAGGTTCAGGTGCGCGCGCCCGGCGCGCTCCATGTTGCGCAGATACCCCAGCAGTTCCGGCCTGAAGCTCACCCCGAACAGATCCAGCCAGCGCGAATGCGCCCAGTGCAGCCATCCGGGCAGGCCGCCCTCTCCCCAGAAGTCCACCACGGCCAGGGTGCCGCCGGGC
This genomic stretch from Fundidesulfovibrio soli harbors:
- a CDS encoding DUF4911 domain-containing protein encodes the protein MPEPRPRKRRQPYEAPQISARLYLKLDPKYLGMLRFLLEAQSHLGLATTLDRHAGIAKLIYSPDCEREMAAFLEQAAELIPLQRIAI